GACGGGTGAATCCTCTTAAAGTTTCATTCAATTTGAAGTCGCCTCATCTTCCCGTACGGTTTCTCTCCATTCCACCGTCTTACTTCCAGCTTGCTTGTCCAGCATCATTCCTGTACCCAGCGCTGCACATTCGAGCGGGCGTTCGGCAATCAGCACGGGTACCCCAGTATCTGATCGAATTCTCGCAGCAAGTCCATCAAGCAGAGAACCTCCTCCGCAAAGCAGCATTCCCTGCTCCAGAACATCTCCGGCTAATTCAGGCGGACACTGCTCCAATGTCGTTCGGACGGCTTCTACAACGGCTGTTACAAATTCATTGATAACTTCATAAATCTCGTCGGATGATAGTTGAATGGACCGTGGAAGACCATGAACCACATCGCGTCCGCGAACCTCCAAAATTCGCACCGCGGCCATTTCATTGACCGAACCAATTTCTCTTTTAATTTTTTCCGCTGTGCGTTCTCCGATTTCCATATTGTATTGTTTTTTTACATATTCCATAATATCCTGATCGATGGACATACCGGCCCGCTGCATCTTGTGACTGGTCACAATACCGCCCAATGACAGTACGGCCAGTTGGCAGCTGCCGCCTCCAATATCAAGAATAAGTCTCCCCAAGGGCTTCTCAATTTCAATCCCTGCACCCAATGCAGCAGCCAAAGGCCCCTCCACAGCAATGGCCCGATTAGCTCCTTTACGGACGACTGTCTGTTCGACAGCTCGCTTCTGCACATTGGTAATGCCGCAGGGTACAGAGATGTACACTTGAGCACTGCTAAGAAAGAAGGAACGAGCTTGCATTTTTTTTATAAATTGTTGAATCATGCTGCTTGTCATATCGATGTTGGCAATCACGCCGTTCTTTAATGGATATGTGACTTCCACATGCTCGGGGGCGCGGCCAACCATAGCCTGTGCTTCCGCACCTACTGCAATCAGATCACTCGTGCGTTGATCTATAGCGACCACAGACGGTTCGTTAAGCATAATTCCTTTTCCTTTTTCAAATATAACGGTATTGGATGTTCCCAGATCAATGCCGTACACTTTTCCAAAACGTTTCAGCATAAGAACCTCTCCTTTTTTTTACAAGATTCTTCATGGTGTCGGGAGGCGGACATGTCATGTATAGACCTTATAGTATTCTGAGGACAGGTACATTTTGAGGGGGATGTCGGCAAAATAAAAATAGGCACCCGAGTGCTATCGGCATGCCTGCTCCTTATTGTCTTTCCTTGCCCACTGAAAACAGCGGGACTATTCAATGATAGGATTGTACTCGTTCTAGCCTGAACACGGGCTGTAGGCTATTTCAACCGCATACTTCTAAGCAGCAAGTCCATCGGTTCTTTTTCAATCGCTTCTCCCCGGTGATAATGCTCCACAAGCTTATCCAAACGAGCAAGTTGATGCCCGTAATCATACATCGCTGCTGCTACGACGGAAAGTCTCAGCATCCCTGGTGAACTTCCTTCATATTTCCCGATTAAGGTGGACATAAATTGCTCATTATCCGCCTCTATTTGCAGGCCCTCCGAGCTGTCCGCTTTCAGCTTATCATCAAATTTGAGCAAGATATGTTCGTGAAATTTAATCAAACGTTCTAAATGCGCATCAAAAAACTGATCTGTCTGCGACGTTCGCGCCGCCTGAAAATAATGCTCATCCACAGCTTCGAGGATACCAAGACCTTTACTCATTGCAAGCAGCTTCTGCTTGTATATCACGAGCTGACGAATACGGCTGAAGCCCGCTCTCTTCATCTTCTTAATCTCTTCCTCCATTAACGCATACTTCGATGTTAACGATTGTATGGAGCGCTCCAAGTCTTCCTTCTCTTCACGAAACACAGTTTCCTTCATTTCATCAGATATAACTGTCCGCAGCAGCAGTGACATTTTATTAAAAACCGAATGAATCTGCAGGGCAAATTGTTCCTTAGGCTTAGGAGGAAAAAAGAGAATATTGATCAAAAATGCGCAGCCTATCCCAATCAAACTAAGCAAAAAGCGATTTAATGCGAACTGCCATTCCCCCGAAGCTTCCATGACCGCCACCACAGTAACAAGGGTTAAGCCAATCGTTTCTTCCATCCCCATCCGTAAGCAAATAATGATAACTAGAATGCATACAATTCCAATAGCAATGGCATTAGGAGAGAAGACCATCCCTGCCAGCATGGCGAGTACAGCTCCCAGTACATTCGTCTGCAATTGCTCCAAGAAGTAGCGCCAGGATCTATAGATCGAAGGCTGCATAGCAAAAATCGCCGCAACTGCCGCGATAACCGGAGGCGTGAAGTTAAGCCATACACTGATGTAAAGCGCAAGTGCGACAGCCATTCCCGTTTTCCAGACACGGGCTCCAAATACCACAATGCTTCCTCCTTTTCCTTTCTCATCTGCAAACTGTTACATCCTATCTTACACAGCCTAAAGTTCGGTTGCAAAGCGATAAGACGTCAAAAATAGAAAAAGCACAATCAGACCGCAATTGCTGATCCGATTATGCCTTTTATAAGATACATTCTCTTGTATCGGGACGACACGATTTGAACATGCGACCCCCTGCTCCCAAAGCAGGTGCTCTACCAAGCTGAGCTACGTCCCGTTTCATGCTGTCTTTCCTTACGTGCCCTGAGAGATTCGAACTCCCGACCTTTTGATTCGTAGTCAAACGCTCTATCCGGCTGAGCTAAGGGCACAAACATACAAATGGAGCGGAAGACGGGATTCGAACCCGCGACCCTCGCCTTGGCAAGGCGATGCTCTACCCCTGAGCCACTTCCGCTTGAATTGCTTCCAAAAGACATTCACTTTTGGAAAATATGATGCGCGTAGAGGGACTTGAACCCCCACGGTCGCCCGCTAGATCCTAAGTCTAGTGCGTCTGCCAATTCCGCCATACGCGCATATGTCTTGCAGGCAAATGGTGAGCCATGTAGGACTCGAACCTACGACACCCTGATTAAAAGTCAGGTGCTCTACCAACTGAGCTAATGGCTCGTGTAATACTGGGGATCTAGGATTCGAACCTAGGCATGACGGAGTCAAAGTCCGTTGCCTTACCGCTTGGCTAATCCCCAATATGAATGGAGGCTGATGGATTCGAACCACCGAACTCGAAGAGAGCAGATTTACAGTCTGCCGTGTTTAGCCACTTCACTAAGCCTCCGAAATAAAAACATGCCGTCGAGAGGACTTGAACCCCCAACCTACTGATTACAAGTCAGTTGCTCTACCAATTGAGCTACAACGGCATACATTAAAAAATACTGGCGGAGCCGACGGGATTCGAACCCGCGGTCTCCTGCGTGACAGGCAGGCATGTTAGGCCTCTACACCACGGCTCCACATAGTATGGTGAACGCTGACGGGATCGAACCGCCGACCCTTACCCTGTCAAGGTAATGCTCTCCCAGCTGAGCTAAGCGTTCAAATTAAGAAATGGCGGAGAGAGAGGGATTCGAACCCTCGCACCGCTTACGCAGTCTAACCCCTTAGCAGAGGGTCCCCTTATAGCCACTTGGGTATCTCTCCAAAATTACAATAGCGGCAGAGGGGCTCGAACCCCCGACCTTACGGGTATGAACCGTACGCTCTAGCCAGCTGAGCTACGCCGCCAAACTACATGCTACGGAGAAGGAGGGATTCGAACCCTCGAGACGCTTGTGACGCCTACACGATTTCCAATCGTGCTCCTTCGGCCTCTCGGACACTTCTCCAAAGTTAATTGGGGCCCCCAAAAAGTAATCGGATTACTCACTCGGAGCATTTCTTCACTTTTTGGGGACTTGACTCCCCGAACAGGACTCGAACCTGTGACAACTCGATTAACAGTCGAGTGCTCTACCAACTGAGCTATCAGGGAATATTGGTGGAGCCAAGCGGGATCGAACCGCTGACCTCCTGCTTGCAAGGCAGGCGCTCTCCCAGCTGAGCTATGGCCCCAAATGTTGACCTATATGGTATTCCCATTACTTGATGTTCATATGCACCCTTGGCACAAGTTACTATGGTGGGCCCTAGTGGACTCGAACCACCGACCTCACCCTTATCAGGGGTGCGCTCTAACCAGCTGAGCTAAGGGCCCTTACTGGACGCAGCTTCGTAATGAAATCCACAAGGTGGAAATCGCTTGGCAACGTTCTACTCTCCCAGAACCCTTCGGTTCAAGTACCATTGACGCTGGAGGGCTTAACGGTCGTGTTCGAGATGGGAACGCGTGGATCCCTCCGCCATCATCACCAAACGATTGTTTTGCGTTAGCAAAACTGTGGTGAGCATACTTACGATGCTTCTGCCAGGAAACATCTTATGCTCTTGACTCAAGGTGACTTGCACCCTGAAAACTAGATACGAAACTTACGTAAAGTGTGAGTATTTGTTAAACCGGTTTGTTTCCGGTCCCTTAGGTTTGTGACCTTCGGGGCTCCTCGCAAAGTAATCGGAATTCGCTTCGTCAGCTTCGCGTCACTTTGTGGGGACTTTGTTATGCTTCCGAAGCTAGCTTTCCTCCGGAAAGCTCTTAGGTTAAGCCCTCGACCGATTAGTATTCGTCAGCTCCATACATTGCTGCACTTCCACCTCGAACCTATCAACCTCGTCGTCTACAAGGGGTCTTACTGAATTGGGAAATCTCATCTTGAGGTGGGCTTCACGCTTAGATGCTTTCAGCGCTTATCCCTTCCGTACATAGCTACCCAGCTATGCCTCTGGCGAGACAACTGGTACACCAGCGGTACGTCCATCCCGGTCCTCTCGTACTAAGGACAGCTCCTCTCAAATTTCCTACGCCCGCGACAGATAGGGACCGAACTGTCTCACGACGTTCTGAACCCAGCTCGCGTACCGCTTTAATGGGCGAACAGCCCAACCCTTGGGACCTACTTCAGCCCCAGGATGCGATGAGCCGACATCGAGGTGCCAAACCTCCCCGTCGATGTGGACTCTTGGGGGAGATAAGCCTGTTATCCCCAGGGTAGCTTTTATCCGTTGAGCGATGGCCCTTCCATTCGGTACCACCGGATCACTAAGCCCGACTTTCGTCCCTGCTCGACCTGTTTGTCTCGCAGTCAAGCTCCCTTATGCCTTTGCACTCTTCGAATGATTTCCAACCATTCTGAGGGAACCTTTAGACGCCTCCGTTACTTTTTAGGAGGCGACCGCCCCAGTCAAACTGCCCACCTGACACTGTCCCCATACCGGTTCACGGTACCAGGTTAGAACTCCGATACGATCAGGGTGGTATCCCAACGGCGCCTCCACCCAGCTGGCGCTCAGGCTTCAACGGCTCCCACCTATCCTGTACAGATCGTACCAAAGTCCAATATCAAGCTGCAGTAAAGCTCCATGGGGTCTTTCCGTCTTGTCGCGGGTAACCTGCATCTTCACAGGTATTAAAATTTCACCGGATCTCTCGTTGAGACAGCGCCCAAGTCGTTACGCCATTCGTGCGGGTCAGAATTTACCTGACAAGGAATTTCGCTACCTTAGGACCGTTATAGTTACGGCCGCCGTTTACTGGGGCTTCGGTTCACAGCTTCGGGGTAAACCCCTAACCGCTCCCCTTAACCTTCCAGCACCGGGCAGGCGTCAGCCCGTATACTTCGCCTTGCGGCTTCGCACAGACCTGTGTTTTTGCTAAACAGTCGCTTGGGCCTTTTCACTGCGGCCCCCTCGGGCTATTCACCCTACCGAGGCACCCCTTCTCCCGAAGTTACGGGGTCATTTTGCCGAGTTCCTTAACGAGAGTTCTTCCGCGCGCCTTAGAATTCTCTTCTCGCCCACCTGTGTCGGTTTGCGGTACGGGCACCTTCGCCTGGCTAGAAGCTTTTCTTGGCAGTGTGAAATCATGACCTTCGGTACTATAAGTTTCCCTCCCCATCACAGCCCAGCCTTATGGTGTGCGGATTTGCCTACACACCAGCCTCACTGCTTGGACGAGCATCCATCAGCTCGCGTCACTATCCTTCTGCGTCACTCCATCGCTCATAACGGCTACGGTGGTACAGGAATATCAACCTGTTGTCCATCGACTACGCCTTTCGGCCTCGCCTTAGGTCCCGACTGACCCTGAGCGGACGAACCTTCCTCAGGAACCCTTAGGCTTTCGGCGGATCAGATTCTCACTGATCTTTTCGTTACTTATACCGGCATTCTCACTTGAATGCAGTCCACCAGTCCTTCCGGTCTGACTTCTACCCGCATTCAACGCTCCCCTACCCAAGTGCAAATCTTGTTTGCACGTTGCCATAGCTTCGGTGGCGTGTTTAGCCCCGTTACATTTTCGGCGCAGAGTCACTCGACCAGTGAGCTATTACGCACTCTTTCAATGGTGGCTGCTTCTAAGCCAACATCCTGG
This genomic window from Paenibacillus hexagrammi contains:
- the mreB gene encoding rod shape-determining protein, which gives rise to MLKRFGKVYGIDLGTSNTVIFEKGKGIMLNEPSVVAIDQRTSDLIAVGAEAQAMVGRAPEHVEVTYPLKNGVIANIDMTSSMIQQFIKKMQARSFFLSSAQVYISVPCGITNVQKRAVEQTVVRKGANRAIAVEGPLAAALGAGIEIEKPLGRLILDIGGGSCQLAVLSLGGIVTSHKMQRAGMSIDQDIMEYVKKQYNMEIGERTAEKIKREIGSVNEMAAVRILEVRGRDVVHGLPRSIQLSSDEIYEVINEFVTAVVEAVRTTLEQCPPELAGDVLEQGMLLCGGGSLLDGLAARIRSDTGVPVLIAERPLECAALGTGMMLDKQAGSKTVEWRETVREDEATSN
- a CDS encoding FUSC family protein — protein: MVFGARVWKTGMAVALALYISVWLNFTPPVIAAVAAIFAMQPSIYRSWRYFLEQLQTNVLGAVLAMLAGMVFSPNAIAIGIVCILVIIICLRMGMEETIGLTLVTVVAVMEASGEWQFALNRFLLSLIGIGCAFLINILFFPPKPKEQFALQIHSVFNKMSLLLRTVISDEMKETVFREEKEDLERSIQSLTSKYALMEEEIKKMKRAGFSRIRQLVIYKQKLLAMSKGLGILEAVDEHYFQAARTSQTDQFFDAHLERLIKFHEHILLKFDDKLKADSSEGLQIEADNEQFMSTLIGKYEGSSPGMLRLSVVAAAMYDYGHQLARLDKLVEHYHRGEAIEKEPMDLLLRSMRLK